A stretch of the Filimonas lacunae genome encodes the following:
- a CDS encoding helix-turn-helix domain-containing protein, whose amino-acid sequence MRKPLSPKIQRKLKQHLAIVGRNLHTLRKARKESLKTVGSQIHMASTTLSRMEKGLYNFKLEKLWQLSKYYGVEVDDILFKGFPDGKKQNK is encoded by the coding sequence ATGAGAAAGCCCCTTAGTCCGAAGATACAACGCAAGCTAAAGCAACATCTTGCTATTGTAGGCCGGAACCTGCACACACTACGTAAGGCACGTAAAGAAAGTCTAAAAACTGTGGGCAGCCAGATACATATGGCTTCTACAACACTTAGCCGTATGGAAAAGGGATTGTACAATTTTAAACTCGAAAAATTGTGGCAGCTATCTAAGTATTACGGTGTGGAAGTGGACGATATTTTATTTAAGGGCTTTCCTGATGGCAAAAAACAGAACAAGTAA
- a CDS encoding TonB-dependent receptor plug domain-containing protein — translation MHIYGGVWRALTVSVAALTTGIVNASAQNHKDSASHLQEVVVTGQYIPQSLRNSVYKVRVINQQRIQMRGATDIAGVLNNELGVRFSTDYTLGETDISLMGLGGQRVKILLDGIPLVDRDAARQSLSQIDINSVERIEIVEGPMSVVYGTDAMAGVINIITRKNKALKQSLLVTARVQEETMGNTYAPFTDKGIHNENVSVNWQRGKWNVSGYVTRNDIGGWNDSLPYPSKVSKPKKQWMGGGSFGYQHKGFSAWYRLDYLHEELFSAGAMSESSYIGFDQYYITHRYTHQLQTDWQLNPQLKLNTSLSYQNYQRNTASYSIDYRAQTKTVAEGDGYWDISRFKAWFFRSTAQWFISDKVSVQPGIEFKNDKGDGQRINGHPSITDYSVFASAEIKPAAALTIRPGVRLSKNSVYDAPPVIPSINTRLALSEQLDVRLSYAKGFRAPALRELYFLFNDASHNIIGNPDLKAEYSNSFMGSVNWHNKTSAPIQFNSALSVFYNTYKDFIDYAYDYSTSPVSTTYINVSKYKTTGGTLENTITWKQLTATAGFSYIGRYNQYKENDQSLPEFTWTPEVNSNISYSFTKLKAQLGIFYKYTGALPTYAINSNNGEIYLSKIYAYHWADVTATKQIFKYLSLQAGIKNLFGVKRVANSSLDVGQAHSTGGPVLTGFGRSYFAGLNFRFSKN, via the coding sequence ATGCACATATATGGTGGGGTATGGCGTGCGCTTACTGTAAGCGTAGCCGCTTTAACGACAGGAATTGTAAACGCATCGGCACAGAATCATAAAGACTCTGCTTCCCATTTACAGGAGGTAGTGGTTACAGGACAGTATATACCCCAATCACTTCGCAACTCTGTATATAAAGTAAGAGTGATTAACCAGCAACGCATACAAATGCGCGGTGCCACAGATATAGCCGGCGTATTAAATAATGAACTGGGCGTTCGCTTTTCTACTGACTATACATTAGGTGAAACAGACATTAGCTTAATGGGATTGGGTGGTCAGCGTGTAAAAATTTTACTGGATGGCATTCCCCTGGTCGATCGCGACGCGGCACGTCAAAGCCTTAGCCAGATTGACATTAACAGTGTAGAACGTATTGAAATTGTAGAAGGCCCTATGAGTGTGGTGTATGGTACCGATGCTATGGCAGGTGTTATCAATATCATCACACGCAAAAACAAAGCACTCAAACAATCCTTGCTGGTTACTGCGCGCGTGCAGGAAGAAACCATGGGCAACACCTACGCTCCTTTCACCGATAAAGGCATTCACAACGAAAACGTAAGTGTTAACTGGCAACGTGGTAAATGGAATGTTTCCGGATATGTTACCCGAAATGATATTGGTGGATGGAACGATAGTTTACCTTATCCATCCAAAGTCTCCAAACCCAAAAAACAATGGATGGGAGGCGGAAGCTTCGGATATCAGCATAAAGGATTCTCTGCCTGGTATAGATTAGATTACCTGCACGAAGAATTGTTTTCAGCAGGCGCCATGTCCGAAAGCAGTTATATAGGCTTTGATCAATACTATATTACTCATCGCTACACACACCAGCTGCAAACCGATTGGCAGCTGAACCCTCAATTAAAGCTGAATACCTCCCTGTCTTACCAGAATTATCAAAGAAATACAGCATCTTATTCTATAGACTATCGTGCCCAAACAAAAACTGTTGCAGAAGGGGATGGATACTGGGATATCTCACGTTTCAAAGCCTGGTTTTTCCGTAGCACTGCGCAATGGTTTATTTCAGACAAAGTATCTGTTCAACCGGGCATCGAATTTAAAAACGACAAAGGTGATGGCCAACGTATCAACGGCCACCCTTCTATTACAGACTATTCCGTGTTTGCATCTGCAGAAATTAAACCTGCTGCAGCACTTACCATACGTCCGGGTGTACGTTTAAGCAAAAACTCTGTTTACGATGCCCCGCCGGTTATTCCATCTATCAACACACGCCTGGCACTGAGCGAACAACTGGATGTACGCCTTTCCTATGCTAAAGGTTTTCGTGCACCTGCATTAAGAGAACTCTATTTTCTGTTCAACGATGCCAGTCACAATATCATAGGCAATCCTGATCTGAAAGCAGAATACTCCAATAGCTTCATGGGGTCAGTCAATTGGCATAACAAAACAAGCGCACCTATACAGTTTAATAGCGCATTATCCGTTTTCTATAACACCTACAAGGATTTTATAGATTATGCATATGACTACTCCACCTCCCCTGTTTCTACCACCTACATTAACGTAAGTAAATACAAAACCACTGGCGGCACTTTAGAGAATACAATCACCTGGAAGCAACTTACTGCTACTGCAGGCTTTTCTTATATAGGCCGTTACAATCAGTATAAAGAAAATGACCAATCACTGCCAGAATTTACATGGACGCCTGAAGTAAATAGCAACATCAGCTATTCATTCACTAAATTAAAAGCACAGTTAGGCATTTTCTATAAATATACCGGAGCATTACCCACCTACGCTATTAACAGCAACAACGGTGAAATATACCTTTCTAAAATATATGCTTACCATTGGGCAGACGTTACAGCTACCAAACAAATATTCAAATACCTGTCTTTGCAGGCTGGCATTAAAAACCTGTTCGGCGTTAAACGTGTAGCCAATTCATCCCTGGATGTTGGGCAGGCGCATAGTACAGGCGGCCCCGTATTAACAGGCTTCGGACGCAGCTATTTCGCAGGACTCAATTTTCGTTTTTCAAAAAATTAA
- a CDS encoding heme ABC transporter ATP-binding protein, producing the protein MMRVNNISFKAGNRSILSNLSFELRTGEITVVLGPNGAGKSTLLRLLAGEMKPHSGDIYFDNQPMHKISPAALARQRAVLTQQYAISLPFICEEVVMMGRYPHFSNIPTAQDADIVTAAMDDMEVTHLRSRPFQTLSGGEQQRVQVARVLAQLWNPTNDNKYKLLLLDEPTSSMDILHQQMLLTKARQLAQQQYAVLLVLHDLNLAAQFAHHILLLQNGKLLADGSASEVLQPHTIQKAYGIEVSILQSEAHDHPIIVPVSKVNTPLCLP; encoded by the coding sequence ATGATGCGTGTTAACAATATATCTTTTAAAGCCGGCAACCGGTCTATCCTCAGTAACCTATCATTTGAGTTGCGTACAGGTGAAATAACCGTGGTATTAGGCCCTAACGGAGCCGGGAAATCTACCCTGCTGCGTTTACTGGCCGGAGAAATGAAACCTCATAGCGGCGACATTTATTTCGATAACCAGCCCATGCATAAGATATCTCCTGCCGCACTGGCCCGGCAACGTGCCGTGCTTACACAACAATACGCCATCAGCCTGCCCTTTATCTGCGAAGAAGTGGTGATGATGGGCCGTTATCCGCATTTCAGCAACATCCCAACAGCACAGGATGCAGATATTGTAACCGCTGCCATGGACGATATGGAAGTTACCCACTTAAGAAGCCGCCCATTCCAAACCCTGTCTGGAGGCGAGCAACAGCGTGTACAGGTAGCCCGTGTGCTGGCACAGCTATGGAACCCCACCAATGACAATAAGTATAAGCTATTACTGCTGGATGAACCTACCAGCAGCATGGACATACTACACCAGCAAATGCTGCTAACCAAAGCCAGACAACTGGCCCAACAGCAATATGCGGTGCTACTGGTGCTGCACGACCTTAACCTGGCCGCTCAGTTTGCCCACCATATTTTGTTATTACAGAATGGAAAACTGCTGGCAGATGGGTCTGCCAGCGAAGTGTTACAACCGCACACCATTCAAAAGGCATACGGTATAGAAGTAAGTATTTTACAAAGCGAAGCGCACGATCATCCTATTATCGTGCCGGTGAGCAAGGTTAATACCCCACTCTGCCTTCCCTGA
- a CDS encoding HEPN domain-containing protein, with translation MIQKIVKLIQPELILCLGYRTTIMQDWSCFWEEVGYLDTEFPTTYDLLILISESEKRPEYELVQLIEQQATALACDITCMVQQFTTFQEGVEKGYRFDTAVYRKAASVYSSGRLLSPVLPLELTIQEIKNKIEAHWGQCSTTAKRFLKAATDCQRDNWPEQAVFNLHQSAQHSCMAMLRVLTGYRSTSHNLSRLLALIENCSYQPSTIFPCFTKEEKELFNLLNRAYSEARYKEDYTIPAEKVAILMGRVKELLNTAEQLYLQKVQELDKQLALTFPIQVNYEKAP, from the coding sequence TTGATCCAGAAAATAGTGAAACTGATACAGCCGGAATTAATACTCTGTTTAGGCTACCGGACTACTATTATGCAGGACTGGAGTTGTTTCTGGGAAGAAGTCGGCTATCTGGATACGGAATTTCCAACCACATACGACCTGTTGATACTTATCAGCGAGAGCGAAAAAAGGCCGGAATATGAGCTTGTCCAGTTAATAGAACAACAGGCGACTGCTTTGGCTTGCGACATCACCTGTATGGTGCAACAATTCACAACTTTCCAGGAAGGGGTGGAAAAAGGTTACCGTTTTGACACTGCCGTTTACCGTAAAGCGGCATCTGTATATAGCAGTGGCAGGTTGCTTTCACCTGTACTTCCACTAGAATTAACTATTCAGGAAATCAAAAACAAGATAGAAGCTCATTGGGGACAGTGCTCTACTACAGCAAAACGTTTTCTCAAAGCAGCTACCGACTGCCAACGGGATAACTGGCCGGAGCAGGCGGTTTTTAACTTACATCAATCTGCCCAACATTCCTGTATGGCTATGTTGCGGGTATTGACCGGTTATAGATCCACCTCACATAATCTTTCCCGGTTACTGGCATTAATCGAAAATTGCAGTTATCAGCCTTCTACCATTTTTCCCTGCTTTACCAAAGAAGAAAAAGAGCTATTTAACCTGCTAAACCGTGCTTATTCAGAAGCTCGTTATAAGGAAGACTATACAATACCGGCTGAAAAAGTAGCTATTTTAATGGGCAGGGTAAAGGAATTATTGAATACCGCCGAACAGCTTTACCTCCAAAAGGTACAGGAACTGGACAAGCAACTGGCGTTAACCTTCCCCATACAAGTAAACTATGAGAAAGCCCCTTAG
- a CDS encoding VOC family protein produces MVKNIKLLVIRTADMKRLVDFYSLLGLEFQYHQHGNAPYHYSAYIGPAVLEIYPLKKGQTEADKQLRLGLEVDNFNEVVQELLLHSVSFTEPAATDFGYMTIITDPDGRKVELYKSE; encoded by the coding sequence ATGGTAAAAAATATAAAGCTACTGGTAATAAGAACGGCCGATATGAAACGGCTGGTTGATTTTTATAGTCTGCTGGGGCTGGAATTTCAGTACCACCAGCATGGAAACGCTCCTTATCATTATTCTGCTTATATAGGGCCGGCAGTACTGGAAATATATCCATTGAAGAAAGGGCAGACAGAAGCGGATAAGCAGCTGCGATTGGGATTAGAAGTGGATAATTTTAATGAAGTAGTTCAGGAGCTTTTGTTGCATAGTGTTTCGTTTACAGAGCCAGCAGCTACCGATTTTGGATATATGACCATTATAACTGACCCGGATGGCAGGAAAGTGGAATTATACAAAAGCGAATAG
- a CDS encoding sensor histidine kinase: MPETSKNNSLSPHSLVAVPTGGNTSNHTIELFLGMFAHELRAQIAGTVQACLFIRDGEKRDDFLQAIETTTLETLHVLDNMLDTVKIHNGKLNITVIYAPFCFKTWIVTLISTFKASATQQKKSISLTFDPSLENATITSDEVKLGQIVQNLLSNALKFSHRETTIQVKCYKMTTGITIQVINDGIGIPPEKAERLFMPYEQLDKGFAGAGLGLYLSNLYAQALRGSLTVISHQGNTVFTLFVPVYR, from the coding sequence ATGCCAGAAACATCAAAAAACAACTCCTTATCGCCACATTCACTTGTTGCCGTACCCACCGGAGGAAATACCTCTAACCACACCATAGAACTGTTTCTCGGCATGTTTGCCCATGAACTACGTGCCCAGATAGCCGGCACTGTTCAGGCTTGCCTGTTTATAAGGGACGGCGAGAAAAGGGACGATTTTCTCCAGGCAATAGAAACAACCACCCTGGAAACTCTGCATGTCTTAGATAATATGCTTGATACCGTAAAAATTCATAACGGTAAGCTGAATATTACTGTTATATATGCCCCATTTTGTTTCAAAACATGGATTGTTACTCTGATAAGCACCTTTAAAGCGAGTGCCACCCAACAGAAAAAAAGCATCAGCCTGACATTTGACCCATCATTGGAAAATGCAACTATCACTTCTGACGAGGTAAAGCTGGGGCAAATCGTTCAAAACCTGCTCTCCAATGCCCTTAAATTCAGCCACCGCGAAACGACTATCCAGGTTAAATGCTACAAAATGACCACAGGTATAACTATTCAGGTCATAAATGATGGTATTGGCATCCCGCCGGAAAAGGCAGAACGGCTGTTTATGCCCTATGAACAGCTAGACAAGGGATTTGCTGGTGCCGGTCTGGGATTATACCTCAGTAATCTATATGCCCAGGCTTTAAGAGGTAGCCTAACCGTAATTAGCCACCAGGGCAATACCGTTTTTACCCTATTTGTACCCGTTTACCGTTAA
- a CDS encoding HmuY family protein, which translates to MKRNLLSFALLAGLSASVFSCSKDDTTSAPVIPPSDGDTAYVLNGIISTEAGSVAGNSVFLDFSTATQTPIARTSWDLGFYTGNDFRVIINNTTGATAKALTKTDITAVTTADTTGFKTTLQLGMGLGTFSIVDNVEGNLDSTVIAQISATEANNYVYIIRPTNGSASAEKDWYKVKITRSGSDYQLQYAKLSETTIKTITISKDANYNFKYVSFDNNAIASVEPAKAAWDLEWTYTTYKSGTIPYPFADFVYINNQAGVTAAELVYANADARNTAYTNYTDSSIASTTFSNSKTAIADKWRVASAPPGSGLVVGVRTDRFYVIKDAAGNVYKLKFISFITQDGGTRGKPKVEFKLVKKGS; encoded by the coding sequence ATGAAAAGAAATCTCCTATCCTTTGCATTATTAGCCGGCCTTTCGGCATCCGTATTTTCTTGCAGTAAAGACGATACCACATCAGCCCCGGTTATTCCTCCTTCAGATGGCGATACCGCTTATGTATTAAACGGTATTATCAGCACGGAAGCCGGATCTGTAGCAGGCAACTCTGTATTCCTTGATTTTAGCACCGCCACCCAAACGCCAATAGCCAGAACAAGCTGGGACCTCGGCTTTTATACCGGCAATGATTTCCGTGTTATTATCAACAATACCACTGGCGCTACCGCTAAAGCATTAACTAAAACGGATATTACCGCAGTAACCACTGCTGACACTACCGGATTTAAAACTACTTTGCAATTAGGCATGGGCTTAGGCACCTTCAGCATTGTAGACAACGTAGAAGGAAACCTGGACAGCACTGTTATTGCACAGATTTCTGCTACTGAAGCCAACAACTATGTATATATTATAAGGCCTACTAACGGTTCTGCATCAGCCGAAAAAGACTGGTATAAAGTAAAAATTACCCGTAGCGGCAGCGATTACCAGTTACAATATGCAAAACTGTCTGAAACTACTATCAAAACCATTACCATCAGCAAAGATGCTAACTACAATTTCAAGTATGTATCTTTCGATAATAATGCTATTGCAAGCGTGGAACCAGCCAAAGCAGCATGGGATTTAGAGTGGACATATACCACCTACAAATCCGGCACTATCCCTTATCCATTTGCCGACTTTGTATATATCAATAACCAGGCTGGTGTAACCGCAGCAGAACTGGTGTATGCCAATGCAGATGCACGTAATACCGCTTACACCAACTATACTGATAGTAGTATTGCTTCTACCACTTTCAGCAATAGCAAAACCGCAATAGCCGACAAATGGCGCGTTGCCAGTGCTCCTCCCGGATCTGGTTTGGTAGTAGGCGTTAGAACAGATCGCTTCTATGTAATTAAAGACGCAGCCGGCAACGTATACAAACTGAAGTTTATCAGCTTTATTACACAAGATGGTGGCACCCGCGGTAAACCTAAAGTTGAATTCAAACTGGTTAAAAAAGGTTCTTAA
- a CDS encoding PepSY-associated TM helix domain-containing protein has translation MQKKKRNIKYWIHQAHLWLGFISGLVVFVVAITGCIFAFQKEITEVVHKDRLFVAVPKSAHALPVSVLLSNAKKAMGDSAAINFVTAYKQPDRTWEFMAYEAGDSKAFWAMNTIKNYRSVHLNPYTGKVAGVTDYKYDFFVIIKSLHWGLLLNDVYGQQIVGWSTMIFVVLLITGLVLWWPKKWNKANAKQRFSVKWDARWRRVNYDLHSVFGFYALLIGLVLALTGLTWAFQWFNKAVYTVAAGTSAYPEQKTITSVDSTVVATSNPMDIAMAKAWQERPEVERIGLNPVVAHGATIDLYCYRGKEIFYDYDAMQFDQYSGKLLHIANAKDKNRGEKLTGMNYDIHVGAIAGLPGKILAFIASLIAASLPVTGVMLWWGRRNKSSHRQNKTTPVSSRLNTGMA, from the coding sequence ATGCAAAAGAAGAAAAGAAATATTAAATACTGGATTCATCAGGCGCACCTGTGGTTAGGGTTTATTTCCGGACTGGTGGTGTTTGTGGTGGCGATTACCGGTTGCATTTTTGCTTTTCAGAAAGAGATAACGGAGGTAGTACATAAGGACAGGCTTTTTGTAGCAGTGCCGAAGAGTGCACATGCGTTGCCTGTAAGTGTGTTACTGTCTAATGCTAAAAAGGCGATGGGCGATTCGGCGGCAATTAATTTTGTTACTGCTTACAAGCAGCCTGATCGTACCTGGGAGTTTATGGCTTATGAAGCCGGCGATTCCAAAGCATTCTGGGCGATGAATACAATAAAAAATTACCGCAGTGTACACCTGAATCCATATACGGGCAAGGTAGCCGGGGTAACGGATTATAAATACGATTTTTTTGTTATCATCAAAAGCCTTCATTGGGGCCTGTTGCTGAATGATGTTTACGGACAGCAAATAGTAGGATGGAGTACAATGATTTTTGTGGTGCTGCTGATAACAGGTTTGGTGCTTTGGTGGCCTAAAAAATGGAATAAAGCAAATGCTAAGCAACGCTTTTCGGTTAAATGGGATGCCAGATGGCGAAGGGTTAATTATGATTTGCATAGTGTGTTTGGGTTTTATGCATTATTGATAGGTTTAGTACTGGCGCTTACGGGTTTAACATGGGCTTTTCAATGGTTTAATAAAGCAGTGTATACCGTGGCCGCAGGAACCAGTGCTTATCCGGAGCAAAAAACAATTACTTCTGTTGATTCAACAGTAGTCGCCACTAGCAATCCTATGGATATAGCCATGGCCAAAGCCTGGCAGGAAAGACCAGAAGTGGAGAGGATAGGACTAAATCCTGTTGTAGCCCATGGTGCAACTATCGATTTGTATTGTTATCGTGGTAAAGAAATATTTTACGATTATGATGCCATGCAGTTTGATCAGTATTCCGGCAAGCTGCTGCACATAGCAAATGCAAAAGACAAAAACAGGGGTGAAAAATTAACCGGCATGAACTACGATATACATGTAGGTGCTATTGCCGGGCTGCCGGGCAAGATACTGGCTTTTATTGCCAGTTTAATTGCGGCGAGCCTTCCTGTAACAGGGGTAATGTTGTGGTGGGGTAGACGTAATAAGTCATCTCACAGGCAAAACAAGACTACTCCGGTGTCGTCACGGTTAAACACCGGGATGGCATAA
- a CDS encoding heme/hemin ABC transporter substrate-binding protein yields the protein MKKLLLTAVITLSTLATQAQQRIVSLNGAISEILCALDAAPQIVGVDVTSNYPEVLKSKTKVGHNRNISAEGVLSLQPTMVITFDNQLNSQLLEQLKAAKVNTVILKQDLSVAGTRKLIAEVAAAIGQPAKAVALQKTFDKQMAAVKTTALHKKVLFIYARGAGAMQVSGTGTSIDKMITLAGGENAMTSFSDFKPLSSEALVAANPDVILMFDSGLGSIGGADGLIKMPGVAQTNAGKNKKVISMDGELLSGFSIRLPQAIQELYNKLK from the coding sequence ATGAAAAAATTACTATTAACCGCAGTTATTACACTCAGCACGCTGGCCACGCAGGCACAGCAACGTATTGTATCCTTAAATGGCGCTATCAGTGAAATACTTTGCGCCCTGGATGCCGCACCACAAATCGTGGGCGTAGATGTTACCAGCAATTACCCGGAAGTATTAAAAAGCAAAACCAAAGTAGGCCACAACCGCAACATCTCTGCCGAGGGCGTATTGTCATTACAGCCCACCATGGTCATCACCTTCGACAACCAGTTAAATTCTCAGTTACTGGAGCAGCTAAAAGCAGCCAAAGTAAACACCGTTATCCTCAAGCAAGACCTGAGCGTTGCAGGCACCCGCAAACTGATAGCAGAGGTAGCCGCCGCTATTGGCCAGCCCGCCAAAGCCGTTGCCTTGCAAAAAACCTTTGACAAACAAATGGCAGCTGTTAAAACAACCGCCCTGCATAAAAAAGTATTATTCATTTACGCCCGAGGCGCAGGCGCCATGCAGGTAAGTGGCACCGGCACTTCTATAGACAAAATGATTACCCTGGCAGGTGGCGAAAATGCGATGACCAGCTTTAGCGATTTCAAACCACTGTCATCTGAAGCATTAGTAGCTGCTAACCCTGATGTAATACTGATGTTCGACAGCGGCCTGGGCAGCATTGGCGGCGCGGATGGCTTAATAAAAATGCCGGGCGTAGCACAAACCAACGCCGGTAAAAACAAAAAAGTAATAAGTATGGATGGAGAACTGCTCAGCGGCTTCAGCATCCGTTTACCACAGGCTATACAGGAACTCTATAACAAACTGAAATAA
- a CDS encoding THUMP domain-containing class I SAM-dependent RNA methyltransferase, with the protein MNIYTTPGNVTISCHKWTMPYLEQEVKELGFDLIDTFVTGVKLKATVNECIRLNLNLRCASQVLYSLQSFEAYNADDVYNNMIHYPWENILPDGGYFSITSNVSNDSINNNMYANLRLKDAIIDRLRDKKGTRPSTGAALTGAVIHLFWKNENAEVFVDTSGDSLARHGYRKIPGQAPMLESLAAATIFASRWDRVSPFVNPMCGSGTIAIEAAMIATNRRPGLFRTNYAFMHLLGYDEQVYLQEDARLEEQIKEIPGLRIIATDYSAKAIENARKNAVAAGVGNLIEFAICDFADTTVPQNVPGVFFVNPEYGARLGEIAELEKTYSRIGDFMKQKCRGYFGYVFTGNLELAKKIGLKATRRIEFYNSTIDCRLLEYELYSGTRSASKEVVTPPAN; encoded by the coding sequence ATGAACATATACACCACACCAGGAAATGTTACCATCAGTTGCCATAAGTGGACTATGCCTTATTTGGAACAAGAAGTAAAGGAGCTTGGCTTTGACCTGATAGATACTTTTGTTACCGGTGTAAAATTAAAAGCAACGGTGAACGAATGTATCAGGCTTAACCTAAACCTCCGTTGTGCCAGCCAGGTGCTGTATAGTCTTCAATCCTTTGAAGCATATAATGCTGATGATGTATATAATAACATGATCCACTATCCTTGGGAAAATATCCTACCCGATGGTGGTTACTTTTCCATTACCAGCAATGTTAGCAACGACAGCATCAACAACAATATGTACGCCAACCTACGCCTGAAGGATGCCATCATAGACAGGCTGCGCGACAAAAAAGGAACACGTCCTTCTACAGGTGCTGCTTTAACAGGTGCTGTGATTCATTTGTTTTGGAAAAATGAGAACGCTGAAGTCTTTGTTGATACCTCCGGCGATTCACTGGCCCGTCATGGATACCGTAAAATACCTGGTCAGGCGCCGATGCTGGAATCACTGGCAGCTGCCACTATTTTTGCTTCCCGCTGGGACAGAGTGAGTCCTTTTGTAAACCCCATGTGCGGTTCCGGTACTATTGCTATTGAAGCTGCCATGATTGCCACAAACCGCAGGCCGGGTTTGTTCAGAACCAACTATGCTTTTATGCACCTGCTGGGTTATGACGAGCAGGTATACCTGCAGGAAGACGCCCGGCTGGAAGAGCAGATCAAAGAAATACCAGGCCTTCGTATTATCGCTACCGACTATAGCGCCAAAGCTATTGAGAACGCCCGTAAGAATGCAGTGGCGGCCGGCGTGGGTAACCTGATTGAATTTGCCATTTGTGATTTTGCTGATACAACTGTACCACAAAATGTACCCGGCGTCTTTTTTGTGAATCCTGAATACGGAGCGCGGTTGGGAGAAATTGCAGAGCTGGAAAAAACATATAGCCGGATCGGTGACTTTATGAAACAAAAATGTCGTGGCTATTTTGGCTATGTATTTACCGGCAACCTCGAACTTGCGAAGAAGATAGGCCTGAAAGCAACACGGCGTATAGAGTTTTATAACAGTACTATTGACTGTCGCCTGCTGGAATATGAGTTGTACAGTGGTACTCGTTCTGCATCAAAAGAAGTAGTTACCCCGCCTGCTAATTAG
- a CDS encoding FecCD family ABC transporter permease, with translation MRQSIVRPVLILLLLASIVFSSGMGAMHIPPMQVIAIIADALGIHLPIPFNEGMANVLLQIRLPRVCLGVLIGAGLATAGASLQGLFRNPLADARLIGVSSGASLFAVLVIAVLPAIPALANHTISKHYLLNAATFTGACSASILVFRISRSGSKTLTTTMLLAGMGISTLCEAFIGLIISTANNEELRNITFWTLGSLGGANWNVVLSLTPFILLPLILLPRTSKSLNAYSLGEAEAMHMGINVRRLKNTVLILSTLSVGACVSVAGIIGFVGLIVPHILRGISGSDHRSLLPNSALLGATLLTLADTLSRTVIAPAEMPIGIITALLGTPLFIALLLKQKKVIKNWAS, from the coding sequence ATGCGTCAATCAATAGTACGTCCGGTATTAATACTGCTATTATTAGCCAGCATCGTCTTTTCCTCCGGGATGGGCGCTATGCATATCCCCCCTATGCAGGTAATAGCTATCATAGCAGATGCACTTGGCATTCACCTACCCATCCCTTTTAACGAAGGCATGGCTAACGTGTTATTACAAATACGACTGCCCCGTGTTTGCCTGGGCGTATTAATTGGCGCAGGACTAGCCACCGCAGGAGCTTCCCTGCAAGGCCTGTTCCGCAATCCACTGGCCGATGCCCGTTTAATAGGTGTATCGTCCGGCGCCTCCCTGTTTGCAGTGTTGGTGATAGCCGTATTGCCTGCTATACCTGCATTGGCCAATCATACTATCAGTAAACACTATTTGTTAAACGCGGCCACCTTCACCGGAGCCTGTTCAGCGTCCATACTGGTGTTCCGCATTTCCCGGTCGGGCAGTAAAACCCTTACCACTACCATGCTACTGGCTGGCATGGGCATCAGCACATTATGCGAAGCGTTTATTGGTTTAATTATCTCCACCGCCAACAATGAAGAGTTGCGTAACATCACCTTCTGGACATTAGGCAGCCTGGGCGGTGCCAACTGGAATGTAGTACTCTCTCTTACCCCTTTTATCCTGCTGCCGCTGATACTGCTGCCCCGTACATCCAAATCGCTCAACGCCTACTCTCTTGGCGAAGCAGAGGCCATGCACATGGGCATTAATGTAAGGCGCTTAAAAAACACAGTCCTCATTCTTTCCACACTTTCTGTAGGCGCTTGCGTATCGGTAGCAGGCATCATTGGTTTTGTAGGTCTGATAGTGCCGCATATACTGCGTGGCATTTCCGGCAGCGACCATCGCTCTTTACTACCCAATAGCGCCCTTTTAGGAGCCACCCTGCTTACGCTGGCCGACACCCTTAGCCGTACCGTAATAGCACCGGCAGAGATGCCTATTGGCATTATTACGGCCCTGCTGGGTACCCCACTGTTTATAGCATTATTATTGAAACAGAAAAAAGTGATTAAAAACTGGGCATCATGA